One Pseudomonadota bacterium genomic window, ATATAGCGGCGAAACACAGCGAGTAAAGCGCGCCCATCGACGATCAGCGCCCTTTGAACAGCGACCCCAGGATGCCGCGTACGAGTTCGCGCCCGATGGTGCGCCCGGCGCTGCGCAGGACGCTCTTGGCCATGGTCTCGGCGGCCGATTGACGTCGTCGCCCGCCCGATGATCTGCCACTGCGCGACGATGTCCGCTCGGCCTTCGCGCGTTCATCGGCCTTGGCCTGCTCCTCAGCGGCCTTTTCCGCGCGCGTGGCCAGCATCTCATGGGCCGACTTGCGGTCGATCGTCTCGTCATAGAGGCCGGCAACCGGACTATCGGCGATCACGGCCTGACGCTCGGCCCGCTTGGCCGGACCCATGCGCGAGAACGGCGGGCGGATCAGCGTGCGTTCGACCACGCTCGGCACGCCCCGATCCTGCAGCGTCGACACCAGGGCTTCGCCGACGCCCAGTTCGGTGATGGCCGTCGCGACATCCAGCTTCGGGTTGGCGCGGAACGTCTCGGCCGCCGCCTTGACCGCCTTGCGGTCGCGCGGCGTAAACGCCCGCAACGCGTGTTGCACACGGTTGCCCAACTGGCCGAGCACCTCGTCGGGCACGTCCAGCGGGCTCTGCGTCACGAAATAGACACCGACGCCTTTGGAGCGAATCAATCGCACGACCTGCTCGATCTTCTGGATCAAGGCATTCGGCGCGTTGTCGAACAACAGGTGGGCCTCGTCGAAAAAGAAAACGAGCTTCGGCTTTTCGGGGTCGCCGACCTCCGGCAGGTCCTCGAACAACTCCGACAGCAGCCACAGCAAAAAGGTCGCGTAAAGCTGTGGCGTCAGCATCAGCTTGTCGGCGGCCAGGATGCTGACATAACCGCGGCCATCGGGCGCGGTGCGCATGAAGTCGTTCAGATCGAGCGCCGGTTCGCCGAAGAACTTATCGCCACCCTGTTGTTTGAGCGTCAGCAGGCGCCGCTGGATGGCGCCGACCGACTGCACCGAGACGTTGCCGTATTCGGTCGACAGGTCCTTGCGGTTGTCGGCGACGAATTGCAGCAGCGACTTTAGATCCTTCAGATCCAGGATCGGGAGGCCCTCGTCATCGGCGACTTGGAACGCGATCGACAGGACCCCTTCCTGTACGTCGTTCAGCTCCAGGAGGCGCGCCAGAAGGAGAGGGCCCATCTCCGAGACGGTCGTTCGCACGGGATGGCCCTGTTTGCCGAACAGGTCCCAGAAGACAACCGGTGTCGGCGCCGGTTCGAAACCGTCCATGCCGATCGCTTCGACGCGCTGCAGCAGCTTCGGCTTGGCGACACCTGCTTGCGATAGACCTGAGAGGTCGCCTTTCACGTCGGACAGAAAGACCGGCACGCCGGATCGCGAGAACCCCTCGGCCAGGATCTGCAGCGTTACCGTCTTGCCTGTGCCCGTGGCGCCAGCGATCAACCCGTGCCGGTTGGCGTAGCCCAGGTTCAGGGTCTGAGGGCTCTCGCCGCCGCCGATGAAGATACCTTGGTCGTCCGCCATGCTGGCCATCCGGTAGTAGGTTAAGAGAAACTTTCAATCAGGCACGGCGGCCCGATTCGAGGCGGCGCAGCATGGACGCTAACCGGCGCGCTCGCTAGTCTCGCTGCGATGGAAAAGGTGCATGGAACGTAAGCTCACCGCGATCTTGGCCGCCGATGTGGTCGGCTACTCACGTCTGATGGGCGCCGACGAGGCCGGCACGCTTCAGGCGTTGAAGGATGTGCGCGCGGAACTCGTCGAACCAGCAATCGCCGAACACAAAGGCCGGGTCGTCAAGTTGATGGGCGACGGGCTGCTCGCCGAGTTCGCCAGCGTGGTCGAGGCGGTCTCGTGTGCTGTCGCCATTCAGGCGGGCATGGCGGAACGCAACGACGGTTCGTCATCCGCTCGGGAATTCCAGCTTCGCATCGGTGTCAACCTGGGCGACGTCATCGTCGACGGTGCCGATATCTATGGCGACGGCGTCAATGTCGCCGCGCGTCTTGAGGGTCTGGCCGAACCCGGCGGTATCTGCGTAGCCGACACCGTCTATCAGAATGTGCGGGGCAAACTTGACGTGTCCTTCGAGGACATGGGCCGCCAGCAGGTCAAGAACATCGCCGAGCCGATCCATGTCTACGGTCTCAGGCTGGTGACGGAACCGGCGCCGGCGGCCTCCGCGTTGCCGCTTCCTGACAAACCGTCTGTCGCCGTCCTGCCGCTTGCCAACCTGTCGAACGATCCCGAGCAGGCGTACTTCTCCGATGGCATTACCGAGGACATCATCACCGAGCTCAGCCGGTTTCGATCGCTGTTCGTGATCGCACGCAACTCGTCATTCACGTTCAAGGACAGGCAGGTCAAGGCACAGGATGTCGGACGGGAGTTGGGCGTTGCGCACCTGGTGCAGGGCAGCATTCGGCGTTCGGGCGACCGCGTTCGGGTCTCGGTCCAGCTGGTCAAAGCGGCCAGCGAGGAGCATGTCTGGGCCGAGCGCTACGACCGGCAGCTCGCCGATATCTTCGCGGTGCAGGACGAACTGACCCAGATGGTCGCGACCAAGATCGGCGGGCGTCTGCAGGCAGAGGATCGCCATCGGGCGGTTCAGTCGCGCACCGGCAACCCGACCGCTTATGACTGCGTCCTGCGCGCGCAGTCGCTCTATTACGAGATATCCCGCACGGCGAACGCCGAGGCCCGCCCGATCCTGGAAGAGGCGATCAGACTGGACCCCAACTATGCGCGCGCCCACGTTGTCTTGGCGGCGATCCACAACATGGATTTCATGCAAAGCTGGTCCGACGATCCCGAGCGGTCTTTGGCCATGGCGATCGAGATTGGCCAGAAGGCCTTCGCTCTTGATGAGTCAGATGGCCTGGTTCATGCGCAGCTTGGTGAAATTCTGCAGAACGCGCGACGGTTTGCCGAAGCGGGGCGGCATTTTGAGAGAGCCCTGGACCTCAATCCCAATGATGTCGAGACGCGCGCGCTCTACGGTTCCTTCATCGGCGGCGAGAGCGGTCTTGAGCAGCTTGAGATCGCCGAGCGCCTCGATCCCTGCAGCTTCGTGTGGATCCCTTGGATCAAGGGATCGATGCTGTTCACGGCGCGGCGCTACGACGACGCCATTGCGACGCTGACGCAGATCGACTCACGAGTCACCACGGCGAAGGGATGGCTTGCCGCGAGCCTAGCCTATGCCGGCCGCACGGATGAAGCGCGCGCGACCGTGGCCGCGTACCTGAAGGCTGTTGAGCGTGACCTGACGGTGGTGCCGACCAGTTCGGACCAATGGCAGGCCGTGTGGCGTCGGGAAGCCAAGCTCGAGCACGAAGACGACAACCAACACCTGTTCGAGGGGCTGCGTTTGGCCGGCTTGGACCTTTAGGTCCCGGTCGGTCCGCATGCGCCTGAATCGGCCTCACGGCGGAATTTATTGACTCTTGGCCAGATTCCGACACTTACTTGTCTGAATTGGAATGACAGGCGCGGTTCCGTGAGCATGGACGGAAGGCAGATCTCACCAAGCTGTCACAGCGGCAATGGCCGGGCAAAGCCGGTTCAGCGCGCGTCACCGGCCATGCAGCCCGATCGTTCGGGCCCTGAAACCATCAGTTTCTTCCTGGTGCCCCAGTTCTCGATGATGGCCTTCACCGCGGCAGTCGAGCCCTTGCGTTCGGCCAACCGCATGAGCGGCTGCGAGCTCTATAACTGGAAAGTCTATTCGCGCGATGGCCAGCCGGTCGCCGCCAGCAACGGGTTGCAGGTGATCGCCGACGCCGGCATCGCCGATGTCGATCACTGTGCGACGATCTTCGTGTGCTCCGGCATCGACGCCCATCGGTTCGATGATCGTTCCGTCTATGCCTGGCTGAGGAAGCTGGCGCGCCAAGGCGCACGGGTTGGCAGTCTGTGCACGGGCAGCCACATCCTGGCGCGCGCCGGTCTGTTGAACGGCTACCGCTGCACGATCCATTGGGAGGACCTGGAGACGTTTCAGGAGGCCTTCCCCGATATCGAGGTCACCGACGATATCTACGAACTCGACCGCAACCGCGTCACCTGTTCCGGCGGTACGGCATCGTTAGACCTGATGCTGCATCTGGTCGGCATGTCGCACGGGCAGGAACTGGCCGGCAAGGTCTCCGAACAGTTCATCCATGACCGCATTCGCGACGCCCACGACCATCAACGAATGGCGCTGCAGTCCAGGGTTGGCGTCAGCGATCCCAAGCTGCTCGCCGCCATCGCGGAGATGGAAAAGAACCTGGAGGAGACGCTGGCGCTTCCCGATATCGCCGATTCCGTCGGCCTGTCGACACGCCAGCTGGAGCGCCTGTTCAAAAAACACCTCGGCCGAACGCCTTCCCGCTATTACCGCGAGATCCGCTTGAACCAGGCGCGCATGATGCTGATGCAGGGCACCAGCTCGATCCTGGCGATCGCGCTGGCTTCGGGTTTCGTCTCGGCGTCCCACTTCTCGCGCCGCTACCGCGAGTACTTCGGCCGCACACCGCGCGAGGAGCGTCGCTCGGTGGGGTGATCTGACCGTTCGGCCGCATTGACCAACGACGACATTAACCGTGACGACCTGATCCGGCGTTTTGTCGATGATGGAACGTCGGCATTGCTTCTTGTTGGCAGCCGCGCGCGCGGCGATCACGCGCCATCAAGCGATATCGATCTGGCCCGCCACGTGAAGGCTGAGGGCACGCGGCACCCGACTCTTTACATGAATGACGCGGACGGGCGCCTCATCTCACTCAAGACGTTCGATCCGGCGAGCGAAGAAGAGGGCCTTATGCTGCCGGGCAGGGCCGTCTGGCAGGCGCCGACCTTGGCGTCGGCGGTCATTCTCTATGATCGCGATGGCGATGCCGCACGATTAGTCGACAAGGCCCGTCGTTTCGACTGGGCAGATCTGGGCGCGGCACCGGACCGCCACGTCGCACGTGAGGTGACCGGCTATGCCGAAGAGACGCTGAAGATCGTCGATGGAATGGAGCGGGGCATCGAGTCCCAGATCATCTACGCCACAATGGGCATTGTGCTGGGCCTTGCCGAAGCCATGGTGGTCCACCGCCGTGGTTTCATCATCTCCGAAAACCGCCTTTTCGAGAGCGCGCTGGATCTCATGGCCGCTCATAAGGACTGGGCCTCGTCGATGCGCCGTGCAGCTGGATTTGGTGACGCCGGTTCTTTTGATCGGGCCGCGGCGGCTCTGACGCTCTATGCCGAGACCGTCGCGTTGGTCCGGCCGTTGCTCGACGAGGATCAGTGTGCTGTCGCAGAGGGCGCGCTCAGTCGGCGGCTTCTTTGAACAGATCTTTCGGGCTGCCCATCTCGTAGTAACCGAGCACGCCGTTGCCGCGTCCGGTGCCGTCATA contains:
- a CDS encoding GlxA family transcriptional regulator yields the protein MDGRQISPSCHSGNGRAKPVQRASPAMQPDRSGPETISFFLVPQFSMMAFTAAVEPLRSANRMSGCELYNWKVYSRDGQPVAASNGLQVIADAGIADVDHCATIFVCSGIDAHRFDDRSVYAWLRKLARQGARVGSLCTGSHILARAGLLNGYRCTIHWEDLETFQEAFPDIEVTDDIYELDRNRVTCSGGTASLDLMLHLVGMSHGQELAGKVSEQFIHDRIRDAHDHQRMALQSRVGVSDPKLLAAIAEMEKNLEETLALPDIADSVGLSTRQLERLFKKHLGRTPSRYYREIRLNQARMMLMQGTSSILAIALASGFVSASHFSRRYREYFGRTPREERRSVG
- a CDS encoding nucleotidyltransferase domain-containing protein, translating into MTNDDINRDDLIRRFVDDGTSALLLVGSRARGDHAPSSDIDLARHVKAEGTRHPTLYMNDADGRLISLKTFDPASEEEGLMLPGRAVWQAPTLASAVILYDRDGDAARLVDKARRFDWADLGAAPDRHVAREVTGYAEETLKIVDGMERGIESQIIYATMGIVLGLAEAMVVHRRGFIISENRLFESALDLMAAHKDWASSMRRAAGFGDAGSFDRAAAALTLYAETVALVRPLLDEDQCAVAEGALSRRLL
- a CDS encoding helicase HerA-like domain-containing protein, coding for MADDQGIFIGGGESPQTLNLGYANRHGLIAGATGTGKTVTLQILAEGFSRSGVPVFLSDVKGDLSGLSQAGVAKPKLLQRVEAIGMDGFEPAPTPVVFWDLFGKQGHPVRTTVSEMGPLLLARLLELNDVQEGVLSIAFQVADDEGLPILDLKDLKSLLQFVADNRKDLSTEYGNVSVQSVGAIQRRLLTLKQQGGDKFFGEPALDLNDFMRTAPDGRGYVSILAADKLMLTPQLYATFLLWLLSELFEDLPEVGDPEKPKLVFFFDEAHLLFDNAPNALIQKIEQVVRLIRSKGVGVYFVTQSPLDVPDEVLGQLGNRVQHALRAFTPRDRKAVKAAAETFRANPKLDVATAITELGVGEALVSTLQDRGVPSVVERTLIRPPFSRMGPAKRAERQAVIADSPVAGLYDETIDRKSAHEMLATRAEKAAEEQAKADERAKAERTSSRSGRSSGGRRRQSAAETMAKSVLRSAGRTIGRELVRGILGSLFKGR
- a CDS encoding adenylate/guanylate cyclase domain-containing protein, producing MERKLTAILAADVVGYSRLMGADEAGTLQALKDVRAELVEPAIAEHKGRVVKLMGDGLLAEFASVVEAVSCAVAIQAGMAERNDGSSSAREFQLRIGVNLGDVIVDGADIYGDGVNVAARLEGLAEPGGICVADTVYQNVRGKLDVSFEDMGRQQVKNIAEPIHVYGLRLVTEPAPAASALPLPDKPSVAVLPLANLSNDPEQAYFSDGITEDIITELSRFRSLFVIARNSSFTFKDRQVKAQDVGRELGVAHLVQGSIRRSGDRVRVSVQLVKAASEEHVWAERYDRQLADIFAVQDELTQMVATKIGGRLQAEDRHRAVQSRTGNPTAYDCVLRAQSLYYEISRTANAEARPILEEAIRLDPNYARAHVVLAAIHNMDFMQSWSDDPERSLAMAIEIGQKAFALDESDGLVHAQLGEILQNARRFAEAGRHFERALDLNPNDVETRALYGSFIGGESGLEQLEIAERLDPCSFVWIPWIKGSMLFTARRYDDAIATLTQIDSRVTTAKGWLAASLAYAGRTDEARATVAAYLKAVERDLTVVPTSSDQWQAVWRREAKLEHEDDNQHLFEGLRLAGLDL